The Spirosoma foliorum genome has a window encoding:
- the sucD gene encoding succinate--CoA ligase subunit alpha, whose product MSVLVNKDSKVIVQGFTGSEGSFHAQQMIEYGTNVVGGVTPGKGGQTHLDRPVFNTVQQAVEQAGANVSIIFVPPAFAADAIMEAAEAGIKVIICITEGIPTEDMVAVKNYLADKDVRLIGPNCPGVMTAEECKVGIMPGFIFKKGRIGIVSKSGTLTYEAVDQLTKAGLGQSTAIGIGGDPIIGTTTKQAVELLMNDPDTDAIVMIGEIGGGMEAEAARWIKADGNRKPVVGFIAGQTAPKGRRMGHAGAIVGGADDTAAAKMAIMQECGIHVVESPALIGDTMLKALGK is encoded by the coding sequence ATGTCTGTTTTAGTCAACAAAGATTCTAAAGTTATCGTCCAGGGCTTTACTGGCTCGGAAGGCAGTTTTCATGCCCAGCAGATGATCGAATATGGTACTAACGTTGTTGGGGGCGTAACACCTGGCAAAGGTGGCCAGACTCACCTCGACCGCCCTGTATTCAACACCGTTCAACAGGCTGTTGAGCAGGCAGGGGCCAACGTTTCCATTATTTTCGTACCGCCCGCTTTTGCTGCCGATGCTATTATGGAAGCTGCCGAAGCTGGTATCAAAGTAATCATTTGCATTACTGAAGGTATCCCAACGGAAGATATGGTAGCTGTAAAAAACTACCTGGCCGATAAAGATGTACGACTCATTGGGCCAAACTGCCCCGGTGTTATGACTGCCGAAGAATGTAAAGTAGGTATTATGCCTGGCTTCATCTTTAAGAAAGGTCGGATTGGGATCGTTTCTAAGTCTGGTACGCTGACGTATGAAGCCGTTGATCAGTTGACCAAAGCTGGCCTCGGGCAATCAACAGCTATTGGTATCGGGGGAGATCCAATCATTGGTACAACTACGAAACAGGCGGTTGAACTGCTCATGAATGATCCTGACACTGATGCGATTGTTATGATTGGTGAGATTGGTGGTGGTATGGAAGCCGAAGCCGCTCGCTGGATTAAGGCCGATGGCAACCGGAAACCCGTTGTTGGGTTTATTGCTGGACAAACTGCACCTAAAGGCCGTCGTATGGGTCACGCTGGTGCTATTGTTGGCGGTGCAGATGACACAGCTGCTGCTAAAATGGCGATTATGCAGGAATGTGGCATCCATGTAGTTGAGTCTCCAGCCCTCATTGGCGACACGATGCTGAAAGCGTTGGGCAAATAA
- a CDS encoding DNA topoisomerase IB — protein MNLLELAHSPALVAKAARLVYMNDTMPGIHRQRTGSQFTYVDPAGQKLEDEETLARIRSMTLPPAWEDVWISPKANGHLQATGIDTKHRKQYRYHTKWNAIRSETKFFRMVAFGQALPLLRARLAKDLKVKTLSREKVIAIALSVMEQTLIRVGNAAYEKEYGSYGLTTLKNRHVKLEGSEARFSFKGKKGIYHDITLHDKRLSRLVKACRDIPGKELFQYFDQDGNRHSIDSGMVNEYLHETMGDDFSAKDFRTWAGTANALRLLVELEPCDTEKELKKNVNTVLDEVAHQLGNTRTVCRKHYVHPQILEAYECQDLNPYIKQKARFRQTSPFGLDGIEKLLLKFLKDQVKLVK, from the coding sequence GTGAATTTATTGGAGTTAGCGCATAGTCCAGCCCTGGTCGCTAAGGCCGCCCGGCTGGTGTATATGAATGATACAATGCCGGGCATTCATCGCCAGCGAACTGGCAGTCAGTTTACGTATGTTGATCCTGCTGGCCAAAAACTGGAGGACGAAGAAACCCTGGCCCGAATTCGTAGCATGACTCTACCCCCTGCCTGGGAGGACGTCTGGATCAGCCCCAAGGCTAATGGCCATTTACAGGCAACTGGTATCGATACTAAACATCGAAAGCAGTACCGCTACCATACAAAATGGAATGCGATTCGAAGCGAAACAAAATTTTTTCGGATGGTTGCTTTTGGGCAAGCACTGCCTTTACTGCGGGCACGTTTAGCCAAGGATTTAAAAGTGAAGACGCTTTCCCGCGAAAAAGTAATTGCGATTGCGCTCAGTGTTATGGAACAAACCCTAATTAGGGTAGGTAATGCAGCCTATGAAAAAGAATATGGTTCCTATGGTCTGACAACGCTAAAAAACAGGCATGTCAAGCTCGAAGGCAGCGAAGCACGGTTTAGTTTTAAAGGTAAAAAAGGCATCTATCACGACATTACACTACACGATAAGCGACTATCTCGCTTAGTCAAAGCTTGCCGCGATATTCCTGGAAAAGAATTATTTCAATATTTCGATCAGGATGGTAATCGCCATTCCATTGACTCAGGTATGGTGAATGAGTATCTGCACGAAACAATGGGCGACGATTTTTCGGCGAAAGACTTCCGCACCTGGGCAGGCACCGCCAATGCCTTACGACTTTTAGTTGAATTGGAGCCTTGCGATACGGAAAAAGAATTAAAGAAAAATGTAAATACGGTGCTGGATGAAGTGGCACATCAATTAGGCAACACCCGCACTGTTTGCCGAAAACATTATGTTCATCCGCAAATTCTGGAGGCTTATGAATGTCAGGATCTTAATCCATATATCAAACAAAAAGCCCGATTTCGCCAAACCAGTCCTTTTGGCCTCGATGGTATTGAGAAGCTACTGCTAAAATTTCTCAAAGATCAGGTAAAGTTGGTGAAGTAA
- a CDS encoding DUF2188 domain-containing protein: protein MPWTKKEYPNSLKNFMAPVRNKAIDIANALLAEGNEEQRAIAIATAKAEEWASNRGIKIRKANT, encoded by the coding sequence ATGCCCTGGACAAAGAAAGAATACCCAAATTCGTTGAAGAATTTCATGGCTCCAGTACGTAACAAAGCCATTGATATCGCCAATGCCCTGCTAGCTGAGGGGAATGAAGAACAGCGCGCTATTGCTATTGCAACCGCCAAAGCCGAAGAGTGGGCTTCGAACAGAGGGATTAAAATTCGGAAAGCAAATACGTAG
- a CDS encoding TolC family protein, which produces MKLSSWLFFTCIPTLALAQQPTQPAQTPIQRALRNATIVQQGEVVTLANAIQTALAQNYQIKITQTQQQIAAYNNTLGNAGFLPVLSGNLTNNNSNQHIRQSYLIQTTQPTDLPGVISKNTTASVNLNWNIFNGFATFYVLDQLKELVRISEVNTRANIEGTLASVATGYYNVVRQLQRLLAVRQALDISQYRLDLAKTNFEVGSFSKVDYLTAQVDYNVDSASLIGQQLALSNAKILLNTLLVRDPTTEFAVQDTIIVRSNLVLEQLRESLLSNNPLLAAAVLNRKVADLNIKLAEAQQYPTVNLLSGYAYTAVNNQAGGTSILATARNNGLTYGIQASVPIFNGFNLRRQKQVATANALNAEYQTNNQRVQLELALNQTFQQYRTNLQLLSLEVQNYKITTQNVDIAYDRYRLGTLTAVGFRDVQRNLLDAQLRLIDAEYNAKTAEIELLRLSSTITQELGRQQ; this is translated from the coding sequence ATGAAACTCAGCAGTTGGCTTTTTTTTACCTGTATTCCTACACTGGCTCTTGCGCAGCAACCCACTCAACCCGCTCAAACCCCTATTCAACGTGCTCTACGCAATGCTACAATTGTTCAGCAAGGTGAAGTAGTTACCTTGGCTAATGCCATTCAAACGGCACTTGCCCAAAACTATCAGATTAAAATAACCCAGACGCAGCAACAAATAGCTGCCTATAATAACACCCTGGGTAACGCTGGTTTCTTACCTGTCTTGAGTGGTAACCTAACCAATAACAACTCGAACCAGCACATACGGCAGTCTTATTTAATACAAACCACCCAGCCTACCGATCTGCCAGGTGTTATCAGTAAAAATACAACCGCTAGTGTTAACTTAAACTGGAACATCTTTAATGGCTTTGCAACGTTTTACGTGCTTGATCAGCTAAAAGAGTTAGTCCGAATTAGCGAAGTAAATACCAGAGCCAATATTGAAGGAACGTTAGCCAGCGTTGCAACGGGTTATTATAATGTTGTGCGACAATTACAGCGTTTACTCGCTGTACGACAGGCACTTGATATTTCACAATATCGACTTGATCTGGCCAAAACTAACTTCGAAGTAGGTAGTTTCTCGAAAGTGGATTATCTGACGGCTCAGGTAGATTATAATGTCGATAGTGCCTCGCTGATAGGCCAGCAATTGGCCCTGTCGAACGCTAAAATTTTACTGAATACGCTTCTTGTGCGCGACCCTACTACTGAATTTGCCGTACAGGATACAATTATAGTCCGCTCTAATTTGGTTCTTGAGCAATTACGGGAGTCGTTGCTTTCTAATAACCCCTTGCTGGCTGCTGCCGTATTAAATCGTAAAGTGGCAGATCTAAACATAAAACTGGCCGAGGCACAACAGTATCCAACCGTAAACTTATTATCTGGCTATGCGTATACGGCTGTTAATAACCAGGCGGGTGGAACCTCAATTTTAGCAACAGCCCGGAACAACGGGCTTACCTATGGTATTCAGGCATCGGTGCCCATTTTTAATGGATTTAACCTGCGTCGCCAAAAACAGGTAGCTACTGCTAACGCACTTAATGCTGAATACCAGACGAATAACCAGCGTGTACAGCTAGAGTTAGCGCTTAACCAGACATTTCAGCAGTACAGAACCAACTTGCAATTGCTATCGCTCGAAGTACAGAATTATAAAATTACGACGCAGAACGTAGACATTGCCTACGACCGCTACCGATTGGGAACGCTGACGGCTGTTGGTTTTCGGGATGTACAACGCAACTTGCTGGATGCACAACTTCGGTTGATCGATGCTGAATATAATGCCAAAACTGCCGAGATCGAACTTCTTCGCTTAAGTAGTACGATTACTCAAGAGCTTGGCCGTCAGCAGTAA
- a CDS encoding amidohydrolase, whose amino-acid sequence MKRHLLLFSTLAALVTGCSFKKKADLLVKNAQIYTADSSFSMADAFVVQDGKFLAVGSEQALAGQYEATTTLDLEGQPVYPGFYDPHAHFLGLGQVLDQADLVGAESYDEVIERLKTFYKAHPNVLWLSGRGWDQNDWPEKVFPTKEKLDAAFPNVPVALMRVDGHALLINSKALRLANITAGSKLPGGEVVLENGQPTGVLVDNAMQFIRRVIPRPDNADKTRMLLNAQTACFALGLTTVSDAGISPDEINLIDSLQQAGKLKIRDYAMISLGEPNLDYFLKRGPFQTDRLTVRSFKLYADGALGSRGACLRQPYSDRPETSGFLLLAPSELERVTKLIYASKFQANTHCIGDSANHLMLDLYGKLLKEKNDRRWRIEHAQVVSPEDFVKFAQYSIIPSVQPTHATSDMYWAGDRLGSIRVKGAYAFNDLMKQNSLIAFGSDFPVEAPNPLFGFHAAVARQDAKNFPAGGYQMENAVDRKSALLAMTRWAAYANFEDQLRGCIAPGKQADFVVLDQDIMTAPNQKLRQTKVRQTWVGGERVY is encoded by the coding sequence ATGAAACGTCATCTACTGCTATTTTCTACTCTTGCAGCTCTGGTTACGGGTTGTTCTTTCAAAAAAAAGGCTGATTTACTCGTTAAAAATGCACAGATCTATACCGCAGATTCCAGTTTTTCGATGGCGGATGCGTTTGTTGTTCAGGATGGAAAATTTCTGGCAGTGGGATCGGAACAGGCATTAGCCGGCCAATATGAAGCAACTACTACACTAGATCTGGAAGGCCAGCCCGTTTATCCGGGTTTCTATGATCCTCATGCCCATTTCTTGGGATTAGGCCAGGTATTGGATCAGGCCGATCTGGTTGGCGCAGAGTCGTACGATGAAGTCATTGAACGGCTGAAAACATTTTATAAAGCCCATCCGAATGTTTTATGGCTTAGCGGTCGTGGATGGGACCAAAATGACTGGCCCGAAAAAGTTTTCCCAACAAAGGAGAAACTGGATGCTGCCTTCCCAAATGTGCCCGTCGCTTTGATGCGTGTAGATGGCCATGCGCTGCTTATCAATTCAAAAGCGCTTAGGCTGGCTAATATAACGGCTGGCTCGAAACTCCCCGGTGGCGAAGTTGTTCTCGAAAACGGCCAGCCAACGGGTGTATTGGTAGACAATGCCATGCAGTTCATCAGACGGGTAATTCCGCGCCCCGACAACGCTGATAAAACCCGCATGTTATTGAATGCCCAAACGGCCTGTTTTGCCTTGGGCTTGACAACGGTATCTGATGCCGGTATTAGCCCCGATGAAATTAATCTGATCGATAGTTTGCAACAAGCGGGCAAACTCAAGATACGCGATTATGCCATGATTAGCCTTGGCGAACCCAATCTGGATTATTTTCTCAAACGAGGCCCATTTCAGACCGATCGGCTAACCGTACGCTCCTTCAAGCTTTATGCCGATGGAGCCTTAGGTTCACGGGGAGCTTGTCTACGCCAACCCTACAGCGATCGCCCCGAAACAAGCGGGTTTCTTTTACTGGCTCCATCAGAGCTAGAACGGGTAACAAAACTTATCTACGCGTCTAAATTTCAGGCAAACACTCACTGCATTGGTGATTCGGCGAACCACTTGATGCTCGATTTATATGGCAAGTTATTAAAAGAGAAAAATGACCGTCGCTGGCGGATCGAACATGCACAGGTAGTATCACCGGAAGATTTTGTGAAGTTTGCCCAATATTCGATTATTCCATCGGTACAACCCACCCATGCTACCTCAGATATGTACTGGGCTGGCGATCGACTGGGATCAATTCGGGTTAAAGGGGCCTATGCCTTTAATGATCTGATGAAACAGAATAGTTTAATTGCTTTTGGCAGCGATTTTCCGGTTGAAGCTCCTAATCCGCTATTTGGCTTTCATGCCGCTGTAGCTCGCCAGGATGCTAAAAATTTCCCGGCAGGTGGGTATCAAATGGAGAATGCTGTCGACCGTAAATCAGCTCTATTAGCTATGACTCGCTGGGCTGCCTACGCCAATTTTGAAGACCAACTACGAGGATGCATCGCTCCTGGCAAACAAGCTGACTTTGTGGTTCTTGATCAGGATATTATGACTGCTCCGAACCAGAAACTACGGCAGACCAAAGTACGCCAGACCTGGGTCGGTGGCGAGCGGGTTTATTAG
- a CDS encoding 3-oxoacyl-ACP synthase, whose protein sequence is MSNQQQIKAALFAQCEVYVQLRVSTAKQAMEAAQEAANSESKSSAGDKYETGRAMAQLERDRNAQLLAEAQKVERDLKQINIDKSFTIGQPGSLIMTSRGKFFISIGAGKLTLDGTDYFAVSAASPIGIALSGRKAGDSVVFNKMAYQVLEVY, encoded by the coding sequence GTGTCGAATCAACAACAAATAAAGGCTGCCCTTTTTGCACAGTGCGAAGTCTATGTGCAACTGCGGGTTAGTACCGCAAAGCAGGCAATGGAAGCCGCGCAGGAAGCGGCTAATTCGGAATCGAAAAGCAGCGCGGGCGATAAATACGAAACAGGGAGAGCTATGGCCCAACTTGAGCGTGATCGAAATGCCCAGCTTTTAGCCGAAGCTCAGAAGGTTGAGCGCGATCTGAAGCAGATTAACATCGACAAAAGTTTTACTATTGGTCAACCCGGAAGCCTAATCATGACAAGTCGGGGGAAGTTTTTTATCAGTATTGGCGCTGGTAAACTGACACTCGACGGAACGGATTACTTTGCCGTTTCAGCAGCGTCGCCAATTGGAATTGCTTTGTCAGGGCGAAAGGCCGGCGATTCGGTCGTGTTCAATAAAATGGCTTATCAGGTTCTGGAAGTATATTGA
- a CDS encoding cytochrome P450 — protein sequence METTATSALPVPLHPGLPMLGNTLAFLRNPLGTLHTLQRQHDRLVHLRIGGRHQYLVLRPEDVKYVIQENHRNYGRSPAFEILKIFLGNGLLTSDGDFWRRQRRLAQPAFHRQRLAALTMTMIAETASWIDELEQHRNKQSINMSQAFMDVTMRIVCKTLFSSDTTGKLDGLSNALDTLNYLANKKMLNPLRFPYSWPTPDNIRSKRARAQVDSFIYGVIDQRRHHQEDKDDLLGMLLSAEDEDTGEKMSDQQLRDECVTLFSAGHETTAVSMAWTIYLLSQHPDVLVRLQTESREVLCNEPMPSPDKFRSLTYTLQVVQESLRLYPPAWIMSRRAHNPDHIGPYTIPAGDTALISPYLLHRDPTNWPDPDRFDPDRFVAGGLKDQLHSYAYLPFGGGPRLCIGNQFALMEMQILLGMLARSFDFKSVANQRIIPKPLITLRPSQAIYINLL from the coding sequence ATGGAAACGACAGCTACTTCTGCCCTTCCTGTGCCTTTGCATCCGGGCTTGCCCATGTTAGGAAACACATTGGCTTTTCTGCGCAATCCACTAGGTACGTTACATACCCTGCAACGGCAACACGATCGTCTGGTGCACTTACGCATTGGTGGAAGGCATCAGTATTTGGTGCTTCGGCCTGAAGATGTCAAGTATGTGATACAGGAAAATCACCGCAATTACGGGCGTTCGCCAGCCTTTGAAATCCTGAAGATTTTTCTGGGGAATGGGCTATTGACTAGCGATGGTGATTTCTGGCGACGTCAACGGCGATTGGCCCAACCGGCCTTCCACCGGCAACGGTTAGCTGCCTTAACAATGACCATGATTGCCGAAACGGCCAGTTGGATTGATGAACTGGAACAGCATCGAAACAAACAGTCCATTAACATGTCGCAGGCATTTATGGACGTAACGATGCGTATTGTTTGCAAAACACTGTTTAGTTCTGATACAACGGGGAAACTGGACGGTCTCTCAAACGCACTCGATACACTTAATTATCTGGCCAATAAGAAGATGCTCAACCCACTTCGATTTCCTTATAGCTGGCCAACTCCCGATAATATACGCTCCAAACGAGCCCGAGCCCAGGTCGATTCGTTTATTTACGGTGTCATCGATCAACGGCGGCACCATCAGGAAGATAAAGATGATTTATTGGGCATGCTGCTGAGTGCCGAAGATGAAGACACAGGCGAAAAAATGTCAGACCAACAACTACGCGATGAATGTGTAACTCTTTTTTCGGCAGGTCACGAAACGACGGCTGTTTCTATGGCCTGGACAATCTATCTGTTAAGCCAACACCCTGATGTACTAGTTCGACTCCAAACCGAGAGCAGAGAGGTTCTATGCAATGAGCCTATGCCCTCGCCCGACAAGTTTCGGTCATTAACGTACACATTGCAAGTCGTGCAGGAATCGCTACGCTTGTACCCTCCTGCCTGGATTATGAGTCGACGGGCGCACAACCCTGACCACATTGGCCCCTACACGATTCCAGCAGGTGACACAGCCCTGATCTCACCTTATCTATTGCATAGAGACCCAACCAACTGGCCCGATCCTGACCGATTTGACCCTGATCGGTTTGTAGCGGGCGGCCTTAAAGATCAACTCCATTCGTATGCGTATCTACCCTTTGGTGGAGGGCCTCGCTTGTGTATTGGGAATCAGTTCGCCTTGATGGAGATGCAAATCTTATTGGGCATGTTGGCTCGTTCGTTTGATTTTAAATCCGTCGCCAATCAGCGCATTATTCCTAAGCCATTGATCACATTACGACCTAGTCAAGCCATTTACATTAATTTATTGTAA
- a CDS encoding HPF/RaiA family ribosome-associated protein, producing the protein MRLQMHAVRFTADQSLLDFIQAKLDKLDTFHDRIISGEVFLRLEGADSNKVKEKIIEVRLMIPGKEIFVKEHDKSFESATDRVMDVLKDKLVRFKQKRSDISSPAITKATSDVEDEDEVFEPDEL; encoded by the coding sequence ATGAGACTACAAATGCACGCCGTTAGATTCACGGCAGATCAGAGCCTGTTAGATTTTATCCAGGCTAAGCTTGATAAGCTAGACACTTTTCATGATCGTATTATCAGCGGAGAAGTGTTCTTAAGACTAGAGGGGGCAGACTCCAATAAAGTCAAAGAGAAAATCATCGAAGTTCGACTAATGATTCCCGGAAAGGAAATCTTCGTTAAAGAACACGATAAAAGCTTCGAAAGCGCCACCGATCGGGTTATGGATGTCCTGAAAGACAAACTCGTCCGATTTAAGCAAAAGCGGAGTGATATCTCCAGCCCGGCTATTACTAAGGCCACATCCGATGTAGAAGATGAAGACGAGGTTTTCGAACCTGACGAGTTATAA
- the metK gene encoding methionine adenosyltransferase: MPYLFTSESVSEGHPDKVADQISDALIDNFLAFDPSSKVACETLVTTGQVVLAGEIKTDTYLDVQKITREVIRKIGYTKSEYMFEANSCGIFSALHDQSADINQGVDRLVDNNDFESKANAQGAGDQGMMFGYATNETDNYMPLPLDLAHAILREMSVIRNNELELMPYLRPDAKSQVTIEYSDDHQPIRIDTIVVSTQHDDFADDETMLAKIKEDIINIVIPRVKAAQKAELHGLFTDNITYYINPTGKFVIGGPHGDTGLTGRKIIVDTYGGKGAHGGGAFSGKDPSKVDRSAAYATRHIAKNLVAAGLCDQVLVQVSYAIGVAKPCGLYVNTYGTSKVDLHDGVIAEKVSEIFDMRPYAIEQRLKLRNPIYSETAAYGHMGRKNEIVKKTFGSNGNTKEVEVELFTWEKLDFVDKVKTAFGL, from the coding sequence ATGCCTTATCTTTTCACTTCCGAGTCTGTTTCTGAGGGACATCCCGATAAAGTCGCCGATCAAATTTCTGACGCACTGATTGATAATTTTCTGGCGTTTGATCCGTCCAGCAAAGTAGCCTGCGAAACACTCGTTACAACTGGTCAGGTTGTTCTGGCTGGTGAAATCAAGACCGACACCTACTTAGACGTTCAAAAAATCACGCGCGAGGTAATCCGTAAAATTGGTTACACGAAGAGCGAATATATGTTTGAGGCTAACTCGTGTGGCATTTTCTCGGCTTTACACGACCAGTCAGCCGATATTAACCAGGGCGTTGATCGTTTGGTTGACAACAACGATTTTGAGTCAAAAGCAAACGCACAAGGAGCTGGTGATCAGGGCATGATGTTCGGTTATGCTACCAACGAAACCGATAACTACATGCCATTGCCGCTAGATCTGGCCCATGCTATCCTGCGTGAAATGTCGGTTATTCGGAACAACGAACTCGAGCTTATGCCTTATCTGCGGCCCGATGCCAAGTCGCAGGTGACGATTGAATACTCAGACGATCATCAGCCTATCCGGATTGATACGATTGTGGTTTCAACACAGCACGACGATTTTGCCGATGATGAGACGATGCTGGCCAAAATCAAAGAGGATATCATCAATATTGTGATTCCACGTGTGAAAGCGGCTCAAAAAGCTGAATTACACGGTTTATTTACCGACAACATTACCTATTACATCAACCCAACGGGAAAATTTGTAATTGGTGGCCCTCACGGCGATACTGGTCTAACAGGTCGTAAAATTATCGTTGACACCTATGGCGGTAAAGGCGCCCATGGTGGTGGAGCTTTCTCGGGTAAAGACCCCTCTAAAGTAGACCGTTCGGCAGCCTATGCTACGCGTCACATCGCTAAAAACCTGGTAGCGGCTGGTCTTTGCGATCAGGTGCTGGTACAAGTTTCTTATGCGATTGGGGTAGCCAAGCCTTGTGGTTTATATGTAAATACATATGGCACGTCTAAGGTAGATCTGCATGATGGAGTTATCGCTGAAAAAGTGAGCGAGATTTTCGATATGCGTCCCTATGCTATCGAACAACGGCTTAAACTCCGCAATCCGATTTACTCCGAAACGGCTGCATATGGCCACATGGGTCGTAAGAACGAAATCGTTAAGAAAACCTTTGGTTCGAACGGAAATACGAAAGAAGTTGAAGTTGAGTTGTTTACTTGGGAAAAACTCGATTTTGTTGATAAAGTCAAAACAGCATTCGGTTTGTAA
- a CDS encoding lycopene cyclase family protein has translation MKKYDFIIAGGGMAGLSLAYYLLQSPLRDRRILILDREQKNRNDRTWCFWEREQQKTESTDSSALLHPFESILFRTWNAISFHGTTYAGELDMRGYQYKMLRGIDFYGFIDTELAKWPNVERKQATIQRIKDTPQGGFVIADDEPYIADYVFDSTFALKLDQPENHNLLQHFKGWVITTSMPCFDSKCAEIMDFRIGQGGDCRFIYVLPFNEKTALVEFTIFNSALLADEEYDVELQQYIDRFLPTGGYEICETEYGVIPMSDEPTQENPSEHIVRIGTAGGFTKASTGYTFHRTQRYLQEIVNNLATTGKPNRTIPWFKRRFKLYDSIFLNVLEQNRHPADDIFTRIYTENPRRVFKFLDEETHFFEEIQLFATMPFWPFLSAFFSVLRRKIAG, from the coding sequence ATGAAAAAATACGACTTCATCATTGCTGGAGGAGGGATGGCAGGCTTAAGCCTGGCTTATTACTTACTCCAGTCTCCATTGCGTGATCGACGTATTCTGATTCTGGATCGTGAACAGAAAAATCGTAATGATCGAACATGGTGCTTTTGGGAACGGGAGCAGCAAAAAACGGAGTCTACTGACTCCAGTGCATTATTGCATCCGTTTGAGTCGATTTTATTTCGTACCTGGAACGCAATCTCCTTTCATGGAACTACCTATGCCGGTGAGTTGGATATGCGGGGCTACCAGTATAAAATGTTACGAGGCATTGACTTCTATGGGTTTATAGACACAGAACTGGCTAAATGGCCTAATGTTGAGCGCAAACAGGCAACGATTCAACGTATCAAAGATACTCCGCAAGGCGGCTTTGTTATTGCTGACGACGAACCCTACATAGCTGACTACGTATTTGACAGCACGTTTGCTCTAAAATTAGATCAGCCAGAGAATCATAACCTTTTGCAGCATTTTAAAGGTTGGGTAATTACAACCTCAATGCCTTGCTTTGACTCCAAATGCGCAGAGATCATGGATTTTCGAATTGGGCAAGGGGGTGACTGCCGATTCATATATGTATTGCCGTTCAATGAAAAAACAGCTCTGGTTGAATTTACGATTTTCAATTCGGCCTTACTAGCTGACGAAGAATACGATGTTGAATTACAGCAATATATAGACCGTTTTTTACCAACAGGAGGTTATGAAATCTGCGAAACCGAGTATGGAGTTATTCCCATGTCCGATGAGCCAACGCAGGAGAATCCTTCTGAACACATCGTTAGAATAGGCACTGCAGGCGGTTTTACCAAAGCCTCAACAGGTTATACATTTCACCGAACGCAACGTTATCTGCAGGAAATTGTGAACAATTTGGCCACAACGGGTAAGCCAAATCGAACTATACCTTGGTTTAAGCGACGATTTAAACTTTACGACAGTATTTTCTTGAATGTACTAGAGCAAAATCGGCATCCAGCCGACGATATTTTTACCCGCATATATACTGAAAACCCTCGCCGTGTTTTTAAGTTTTTAGACGAAGAAACTCATTTTTTTGAGGAAATTCAGTTGTTTGCAACAATGCCCTTCTGGCCATTTTTGTCGGCCTTCTTTAGTGTATTGCGTCGAAAAATAGCCGGATAG
- the lipA gene encoding lipoyl synthase, with protein sequence MIELPVIPSEQQRNRAGAPKRPDWLRVKLPIGPEYAKVRKLVDEHKLHTICESGNCPNMGECWGAGTATFMILGNVCTRSCTFCAVATGRPNEYDTDEPRRVAEAIVLMKVKHAVLTSVNRDELKDRGAEIWYQTVKLIKEASPSTTIETLIPDTKGNWEALERMISAGQEVVSHNMETVERLYRRVRPQARYERSLEQIRRTKEYGQRTKSGIMLGLGETHDEVFKAMDDLAANGLDILTLGQYLQPTKMHHEVIEWIHPDTFAMYREEGLKRGLKYVESGPLVRSSYHAEKHVNV encoded by the coding sequence ATGATCGAACTACCCGTAATACCCTCTGAACAACAACGCAACCGGGCGGGAGCCCCGAAACGTCCCGACTGGCTGCGCGTAAAACTGCCTATCGGCCCTGAATATGCTAAAGTTCGTAAGTTAGTAGACGAGCATAAGCTGCACACCATCTGCGAAAGTGGCAATTGTCCTAATATGGGCGAGTGTTGGGGTGCAGGCACGGCTACATTTATGATTCTGGGCAATGTTTGCACACGAAGCTGTACATTCTGTGCCGTGGCAACCGGCCGCCCTAACGAATATGATACCGATGAGCCCCGGCGTGTAGCTGAAGCCATTGTGCTGATGAAAGTTAAGCACGCTGTACTAACGTCGGTCAATCGCGATGAACTGAAGGATCGGGGTGCCGAAATCTGGTACCAGACGGTGAAACTCATTAAAGAAGCATCGCCCTCTACAACCATAGAAACCCTTATTCCTGATACAAAAGGGAATTGGGAGGCACTCGAGCGAATGATTTCGGCTGGTCAGGAAGTGGTTTCGCATAATATGGAAACCGTAGAACGACTTTATCGACGAGTACGTCCACAGGCTCGGTATGAGCGTAGTCTCGAACAAATTCGCCGTACTAAAGAATATGGACAGCGAACAAAATCGGGTATTATGCTTGGTTTAGGTGAAACCCATGATGAAGTATTTAAGGCAATGGATGATCTGGCCGCTAATGGGTTGGATATTCTGACCTTAGGCCAATACCTACAGCCGACCAAAATGCACCACGAAGTAATTGAATGGATTCATCCTGATACATTCGCTATGTATCGTGAAGAAGGGCTGAAACGTGGGCTGAAGTACGTTGAGTCAGGACCCTTAGTTCGGTCCAGTTATCATGCCGAGAAGCATGTAAATGTGTAA